From the genome of Mastomys coucha isolate ucsf_1 unplaced genomic scaffold, UCSF_Mcou_1 pScaffold6, whole genome shotgun sequence, one region includes:
- the Gpx2 gene encoding glutathione peroxidase 2: MAYIAKSFYDLSAISLDGEKIDFNTFRGRAVLIENVASLUGTTTRDYNQLNELQCRFPRRLVVLGFPCNQFGHQENCQNEEILNSLKYVRPGGGYQPTFSLTQKCDVNGQNEHPVFAYLKDKLPYPYDDPFSLMTDPKLIIWSPVRRSDVSWNFEKFLIGPEGEPFRRYSRTFQTINIEPDIKRLLKVAI; encoded by the exons ATGGCTTACATTGCCAAGTCCTTCTACGATCTCAGTGCCATCAGCCTGGATGGGGAGAAGATAGACTTCAACACGTTCCGAGGCAGGGCCGTGCTGATTGAGAATGTGGCATCACTCTGAGGAACAACTACCCGAGACTACAACCAGCTCAATGAGCTGCAGTGTCGCTTTCCCAGGCGCCTGGTGGTTCTCGGCTTCCCTTGCAACCAGTTCGGACATCAG GAGAACTGTCAGAATGAGGAGATCCTGAACAGCCTCAAGTACGTCCGTCCCGGAGGTGGGTACCAGCCCACCTTCAGCCTCACCCAAAAGTGTGACGTCAACGGGCAGAATGAGCATCCTGTCTTTGCCTACCTGAAAGACAAGCTGCCCTACCCTTATGATGACCCATTCTCCCTCATGACCGATCCCAAGCTCATCATATGGAGTCCTGTGCGCCGCTCAGATGTGTCCTGGAACTTTGAGAAGTTCCTCATAGGGCCAGAAGGGGAGCCCTTCCGTCGCTACAGCCGCACCTTCCAAACCATCAACATCGAGCCTGACATCAAACGTCTCCTCAAAGTTGCCATCTAG